A single window of Paenibacillus sp. SYP-B4298 DNA harbors:
- a CDS encoding GAF domain-containing protein: MFNREAYAGSREENYELLLKQLEYLMEPELPAVANLANAAALLAQCLVETNWVGFYLLDNGELVLGPFQGLPACTRIPVGRGVCGAAVEREEAVLVADVHEFPGHIACDGATNAEVVIPLRAKGEIVGVLDIDSPVKGRFDETDVRYLIRFNEVLGRYL; the protein is encoded by the coding sequence ATGTTTAACCGGGAGGCGTATGCCGGATCAAGAGAGGAAAATTACGAGCTGCTGCTGAAGCAGTTGGAATACTTGATGGAGCCGGAGCTGCCGGCTGTGGCGAATCTGGCGAATGCGGCGGCACTGCTGGCGCAATGCTTGGTAGAGACGAACTGGGTAGGCTTCTATCTGCTGGACAACGGCGAGCTGGTGCTGGGTCCCTTCCAAGGGCTGCCGGCCTGCACGCGTATTCCGGTGGGGCGGGGGGTATGCGGAGCAGCGGTGGAGCGGGAGGAGGCGGTGCTGGTGGCGGATGTCCATGAGTTTCCCGGTCATATCGCCTGTGATGGAGCGACGAATGCAGAGGTCGTCATTCCGCTGCGCGCAAAAGGAGAGATCGTCGGCGTACTTGATATTGACAGCCCCGTGAAGGGAAGATTCGATGAGACAGATGTTCGGTATCTGATCCGGTTCAACGAGGTGCTGGGTCGCTATCTGTAA
- a CDS encoding GNAT family N-acetyltransferase, whose product MNQASAEQDGVLRIRLAQPSDLPAIVAIYNSTIASRQVTADLAPVTVESRQDWFDAHKPSKHPIWVIEREHDLAGWASLSAFYGRPAYACTAEFSVYVAASYRGAGIGRRLLRYALDQCPSLGIDHVLGFVFAHNEPSMALLRRFGFTQWGYYPGVAELDGIRRDLVTMGLQL is encoded by the coding sequence ATGAACCAAGCTTCCGCCGAGCAGGACGGGGTATTGCGCATTCGACTGGCCCAGCCCTCCGATCTGCCAGCCATTGTAGCCATCTACAACTCCACCATAGCCTCCAGGCAGGTTACCGCCGACCTGGCGCCAGTGACCGTGGAGAGCCGACAAGACTGGTTCGACGCACACAAGCCGAGCAAGCATCCGATCTGGGTCATCGAACGAGAGCACGACCTGGCAGGCTGGGCAAGCCTGAGCGCCTTCTATGGCCGCCCGGCCTACGCCTGTACAGCCGAATTCAGCGTCTATGTAGCCGCCTCGTATCGCGGCGCCGGTATTGGACGCCGGCTGCTGCGCTATGCGCTGGACCAATGCCCTTCCCTTGGCATTGATCATGTGCTCGGCTTTGTCTTCGCTCATAACGAGCCCAGTATGGCGCTGCTGCGCAGGTTCGGCTTTACCCAGTGGGGGTACTACCCCGGCGTGGCCGAGCTTGACGGCATACGGCGTGACCTGGTTACGATGGGACTCCAACTTTAG
- a CDS encoding heavy metal translocating P-type ATPase: MEKEAYRSHTSDQQEQLQITGMTCAACATRIEKGLNRLEGVRSAAVNLTMETAHVDYDGDALSVDDLIRKVEQLGYQAAVKSDKREEEAARKREELSRHKRRLLVSAVLSFPLLWAMVSHFSFTSWIWMPDILMNPWLQLVLATPVQFVIGSTFYIGAYKALRNGSANMDVLVALGTSAAFFYSLYQSILSIGNPHHHAELYYETSAVLITLILLGKLFEVLAKGRSSEAIRQLMSLQAKTALVIREGQEQHIPIEEVMTGDRLIVRPGEKIPVDGKVIEGSSTVDESMLTGESLPVSKQPGGQVIGATLNKNGRLVMEATRVGKDTALAQIIRVVEEAQGSKAPIQRIADVISGIFVPIVVGIAVVVFALWFFWVEQGNVAGALEKAIAVLVIACPCALGLATPTSIMAGSGRAAEAGILFKGGEHLEAAHKITAVMLDKTGTVTKGKPELTDVWAAAMEESRMLRLVGAAERGSEHPLAEAIVAGIRNRGLELPDAAEFEALPGYGVVAVVEGSRVAVGTRRLMEQEGIDIQGALARMELLEAEGKTAMLVAVDGSYVGLLAVADTVKPTSAEAIRKLHEAGLEVYMLTGDNERTARAIAAQVGIEKVIAEVLPASKAEEVKRLQEAGYKVAMVGDGINDAPALATADLGIAIGTGTDVAMEAADVALMQGDLNSIVDALALSRRTMVNIKQNLFWALAYNVIGIPVAAVGLLAPWLAGAAMALSSVSVVLNALRLQRVKLR; the protein is encoded by the coding sequence ATGGAAAAAGAAGCTTATCGTTCGCATACAAGCGATCAGCAGGAGCAGTTGCAGATTACGGGAATGACCTGTGCTGCCTGTGCAACACGAATTGAGAAGGGCCTGAACCGGCTGGAGGGGGTGCGGTCGGCAGCGGTCAATCTGACCATGGAGACCGCGCATGTGGATTATGACGGCGATGCGCTGAGCGTAGACGATCTGATCCGCAAGGTGGAGCAGCTTGGCTATCAGGCAGCAGTGAAGTCCGACAAGCGCGAGGAGGAGGCTGCACGCAAGCGTGAGGAGCTATCGCGCCACAAGCGGCGATTGCTCGTATCGGCTGTACTGTCATTCCCGCTGCTGTGGGCGATGGTTAGCCATTTCTCATTTACATCCTGGATCTGGATGCCCGATATTCTGATGAATCCATGGCTCCAGTTGGTGCTGGCGACTCCGGTTCAATTCGTAATCGGCAGTACCTTCTATATCGGCGCCTACAAGGCGCTGCGTAACGGGAGCGCCAATATGGATGTGCTGGTCGCACTCGGCACTTCGGCGGCCTTCTTCTACAGCTTATACCAATCGATCCTCAGCATTGGCAATCCGCATCATCATGCGGAGCTGTATTACGAGACCAGCGCCGTGTTGATTACGCTCATCCTGCTCGGCAAGCTGTTCGAGGTGCTGGCGAAGGGTCGTTCCTCCGAAGCAATTCGCCAGTTGATGTCGCTGCAGGCGAAGACGGCGCTCGTTATTCGAGAGGGACAGGAGCAGCACATTCCCATCGAGGAGGTCATGACTGGGGATAGGCTGATCGTGCGTCCAGGCGAGAAGATTCCGGTTGACGGCAAGGTCATTGAGGGCAGCTCCACGGTGGATGAATCGATGCTGACCGGAGAGAGTCTGCCCGTGTCCAAGCAGCCGGGAGGGCAGGTTATCGGCGCTACGCTCAATAAGAATGGACGGCTCGTCATGGAGGCGACGCGCGTCGGCAAGGATACGGCACTTGCGCAGATCATCCGGGTGGTTGAGGAGGCGCAGGGCTCCAAGGCTCCGATCCAGCGGATTGCCGATGTCATCTCGGGCATTTTTGTCCCGATCGTGGTCGGGATCGCGGTTGTGGTCTTTGCCCTCTGGTTTTTCTGGGTGGAGCAGGGCAATGTCGCCGGGGCATTGGAGAAGGCGATAGCTGTGCTGGTCATCGCTTGTCCGTGTGCGCTTGGACTGGCGACGCCAACGTCTATCATGGCCGGCTCCGGGCGTGCGGCTGAAGCGGGCATTCTGTTCAAGGGAGGCGAGCACCTCGAGGCAGCGCACAAAATTACAGCGGTTATGCTCGACAAGACCGGTACAGTGACGAAGGGCAAGCCAGAGCTGACAGATGTATGGGCAGCAGCGATGGAGGAAAGCCGCATGCTTCGGCTAGTAGGCGCGGCCGAGCGTGGTTCGGAGCATCCGCTGGCTGAGGCGATCGTAGCGGGCATTCGCAATCGAGGGCTGGAGCTGCCAGATGCTGCGGAATTCGAGGCGCTCCCAGGCTATGGAGTCGTGGCTGTAGTAGAGGGCAGTCGTGTAGCTGTCGGTACCCGGCGTCTGATGGAGCAAGAAGGCATCGACATCCAGGGCGCGCTGGCAAGGATGGAGCTGCTGGAGGCAGAGGGGAAGACGGCGATGCTGGTGGCAGTGGATGGAAGCTATGTCGGCCTGCTGGCTGTGGCGGATACGGTCAAGCCGACCTCAGCAGAAGCGATTCGCAAGCTGCATGAGGCTGGCCTGGAGGTGTATATGCTGACAGGGGACAACGAACGAACAGCCAGGGCGATTGCCGCCCAGGTAGGGATTGAGAAGGTCATCGCAGAGGTGCTGCCGGCAAGCAAGGCCGAGGAGGTCAAGCGGCTGCAGGAAGCAGGGTATAAGGTGGCGATGGTTGGCGATGGCATCAATGACGCCCCGGCGCTTGCGACAGCGGATCTCGGGATTGCCATCGGCACCGGAACCGATGTCGCGATGGAGGCGGCAGATGTTGCGTTGATGCAAGGTGATCTGAACAGTATCGTTGATGCGCTTGCCTTGAGCAGACGGACGATGGTCAATATTAAGCAGAATCTGTTCTGGGCGCTGGCTTACAATGTCATTGGCATTCCAGTTGCCGCTGTCGGCCTGCTGGCTCCGTGGCTTGCAGGCGCGGCGATGGCGCTCAGCTCGGTGTCCGTCGTGCTAAATGCGCTGCGGCTGCAGCGCGTCAAGCTGCGATAG
- a CDS encoding aminoacyl-tRNA hydrolase encodes MTSHDAMNWTQYYVLNEALNMPPNVAAVQVGHAATMLTLHYLVNNQDQNQERFRTWLENGQPKSVLRCPADALMKLAEQGFLSVRDRQLGTQEEPALTVVALPLMQDSEAAAYIAELLEL; translated from the coding sequence ATGACGTCACACGATGCAATGAACTGGACGCAATATTATGTACTCAATGAAGCGCTCAATATGCCGCCTAACGTCGCGGCTGTGCAGGTCGGTCATGCAGCCACGATGCTGACTCTTCATTATCTGGTCAATAATCAGGATCAGAACCAGGAACGGTTCCGCACATGGCTGGAGAACGGACAGCCCAAGTCTGTTCTCCGCTGCCCGGCCGATGCTCTGATGAAGCTGGCAGAGCAAGGCTTTCTATCCGTCCGGGACAGGCAGTTGGGCACGCAGGAGGAGCCTGCCCTCACCGTCGTCGCCTTGCCGCTCATGCAGGACTCGGAGGCTGCAGCCTATATCGCAGAACTACTGGAGCTATAG
- a CDS encoding ABC transporter permease produces the protein MLHLMRLELRKHKLPLISRGVWIAWIVLIGLFSLFYFDRQLFGDNPGEPLPEFDGYSTAFSIILTFANITFTIYGAALLSRIVIAEFRNKSMTLMFTYPVSRYRMMTAKLLLVFLWTFNMILLTGLIMGTLLVIAEQYFHFIPEQLTMDIVWTLLAKLAWNALCAACIVMIPLYFGMRKYSTVETIVAAIIIGGLMNGNTNGFSLNQIFLFPLGLAIVGILAAVFTLRNIQEADMS, from the coding sequence ATGCTACATCTCATGCGGTTGGAGCTGCGCAAGCACAAGCTGCCCCTTATTTCGCGAGGGGTATGGATTGCCTGGATCGTGCTGATCGGCTTGTTCTCCTTGTTTTATTTTGATCGGCAACTGTTCGGCGACAACCCGGGGGAGCCCCTCCCGGAATTTGATGGCTACAGCACAGCCTTTTCCATCATATTAACATTTGCGAATATTACGTTTACCATCTACGGCGCAGCCCTGCTCTCTCGCATCGTCATCGCCGAATTTCGCAACAAGAGCATGACGCTGATGTTCACCTACCCGGTCAGCCGCTACCGCATGATGACGGCCAAGCTGCTGCTGGTCTTCCTGTGGACCTTCAATATGATATTGCTGACCGGCCTGATTATGGGCACGCTGCTGGTCATTGCCGAGCAGTACTTTCACTTTATCCCGGAGCAGCTAACCATGGACATCGTGTGGACACTGCTGGCAAAGCTGGCATGGAATGCATTGTGCGCGGCCTGTATCGTCATGATTCCACTCTACTTCGGCATGCGCAAGTATTCCACAGTCGAAACGATCGTCGCAGCGATCATCATTGGCGGGCTGATGAATGGCAATACGAACGGCTTCTCGTTAAACCAGATCTTTCTGTTTCCCTTAGGATTAGCCATTGTTGGTATCCTGGCTGCTGTGTTTACGCTAAGAAACATACAGGAAGCAGATATGAGCTGA